From Methylovorus glucosotrophus:
AGCCGGCACGAGGGCATATTCCAAATAAAAAAGGGCCTTACGGCCCTTGGAAGTCTTTTTCTGCCTATTTCAGCGATTGGCAGTTTCGGGAATCTCCTGCTCGAGCATATAGCGGATGATCCTGCGCATCATGGGGATGCTGTGTTGCAGGGAGAGGTCGGGGTTGCGGATCAGCCTAATGGTAAGGCCTTCGAATAACGCTGCCAGCAGATTGCAGGCGGTATCCAGCGATTGTTCCGAGAATGTGGTCTCGCGCTGTTGCAATCCTTTTCGAAGATAATTCTTGATGCTTTCCATGGCGGTGGCCTCTGCCCGCCGGATGATATTGGCGATGCGAGGATTACGCGCAGCCTCGGCCACGATTTCCAGCAGTAACGCCGCATCGGGATCATAAAATGCATCGGCAGCGCTTTGCTCCACATCTGCCACCAGGGCATCAAAAATATCGCTCTTGCCTCGGCTTTGCTCTATGCGCTCCGGGATCTGCAATATTTTCAGCAGATCATTTTCCACAATCGCTTCAATGATGGCCTCTTTATTTTCAAAGTAGTGATAAATGTGGCCGACGCTCATGCCGGAGGCTTTGGATAATTGGGACATGCTGGTGCCGTGAAAACCATGCGCGCGGAAGCATTCCGTGGCGGCCGTCAGCACCTGGTTACGCCTTAGGTCGGCGCGGCTGATGGGGGGCTGGGAAGTGGTCATTGCTTCTCCTAACTTCAAATAACTTCAAAAAATGTAAAAAATTTGCCTTTTGCGTAGTTTATATTAGAATGATCGCTCAATCTAGAATGATTGATCTAAATTTTACGTGTTCTGTGCAATTCGTGCCTTCACGGGGTTAAAGGAAAGCCAAATGAAATCCAATGTAAAACACATACGCCTGTCAGCCATATTGCTGATATTGATCGCTGGGAATGCGCTCCTGGCAGGATGTCATCAGGGAGGCGCGCCCGCACAAACCTCTTCAGGCGCGGCACAGGTTGAAGTCGTGACAGTTCAGCCGCAGTCGGTCAATCTGACGACCGAACTGCCCGGACGCACTTCACCTTTCCTGGTGTCGGAGGTACGTCCACAGGTTGGCGGCATTCTGCAGAAACGCTTGTTTGTAGAGGGCGCTGATGTGAAAGCTGGTCAGCCCTTGTATCAAATTGATCCGGCGACTTATAAGGCGACACTGGATAGTGCGCAGGCCAGCCTGAACAAGGCCGAGGCCAATCTGGTGGCGGCAAAGAGCAAGGCAACGCGCTATGGTGAATTGTCGACCATACAGGCCGTCAGCAAACAGGATCTGGAAGACGCCCAATCCTCGCTGGGACAAGGGCGGGCGGATGTGGATGTTGCCAAGGCAGCCTTGCAGACCGCGAGAATCAACCTGGGATTCACCAGCGTCATCGCCCCGATTTCTGGTCGCGTGGCCAAGTCCAATGTTACGCCAGGGGCGCTGGTGACCGCCAACCAGGAGACCGCGCTGACCACCATTCAGCAGCTTGATCCCATCTATGTGGATGTAACCCAATCCAGTGCCGAACTGTTAAGGCTGCGTCATCAATGGGAAAGCGGTCTGCTGAAAAAGGCGGGTGAAAATCAGGCCGCAGTAAAACTGGTCCTCGAAGATGGCAGCACTTATAGCCTGAACGGCAAGCTTGCCTTTACCGATATTACCGTGAGCCAGACCACTGGCACCGTCACCCTGCGTGCGGTCTTCCCTAACCCCAAGGGCGTATTGCTGCCCGGTATGTATGTGCGTGCCGTGCTGGAACAAGGCGTGGATGACAGTGCCATCCTCGTGCCTCAAGGCAGCGTGAGCCGCGACTCCAAAGGTAATCCCACCGTGTTTGTTCTGCGGGATGGCAAGGTGGAAATCCGCAATATCGAGGCAGACCAGACCCATGGTGATCAATGGCTGGTGCATAAAGGCCTGAATGCCGGTGATCAGGTGATTGTGAGCGGCTTGCAAAAGATACGTCCGGGCATGCCGGCACAGGTGGTTTCGCCCAATAAAACCAGCGCTAGCAAGCAAATCTAGGGGCTGATCATGTCAAAATTCTTTATTGATCGTCCCATTTTTGCCTGGGTGATCGCCATCGTGATCATGCTGGCGGGCGTGCTTGCCATCCGCTCGCTGCCGATTGCCCAATACCCAATGATTGCCCCGCCCGCGGTTTCCATTACGGCCACTTATCCGGGCGCGTCAGCCAAAGCGGTGGAAGACAGCGTCACGCAGGTGATCGAGCAAAAGATGAAAGGTATTGATCACCTGACATATATGTCATCCACCAGTGACTCATCTGGTAGCGTGACCATTACCCTTACCTTTGATGCAGGCACCAATCCTGATATTGCCCAGGTGCAGGTGCAGAACAAACTGGCGCTAGCGACGCCGCTATTGCCAGAAGATGTGCAGCGGCAGGGGGTGCAAGTCGCCAAGGCTTCCAGCAACTTCCTGATGGTGGTGGGCTTTATTTCCGAAGACAACAGCATGTCCAATATCGACCTCGGCGATTATGTCGGTTCGAATATCCAGGACATACTCAGTCGCGTGAATGGCGTAGGGGATACCCAGCTGTTCGGCAGCAAATATGCCATGCGCATCTGGCTGGATCCTGCCAAGTTGCATAACTATGCCCTGACCCCAGCGGATATCAGCGCCGCCATCACAGCACAAAATGCCCAGGTGTCGGCAGGTCAGATTGGGGGCATG
This genomic window contains:
- a CDS encoding TetR/AcrR family transcriptional regulator, which encodes MTTSQPPISRADLRRNQVLTAATECFRAHGFHGTSMSQLSKASGMSVGHIYHYFENKEAIIEAIVENDLLKILQIPERIEQSRGKSDIFDALVADVEQSAADAFYDPDAALLLEIVAEAARNPRIANIIRRAEATAMESIKNYLRKGLQQRETTFSEQSLDTACNLLAALFEGLTIRLIRNPDLSLQHSIPMMRRIIRYMLEQEIPETANR
- a CDS encoding efflux RND transporter periplasmic adaptor subunit; this encodes MKSNVKHIRLSAILLILIAGNALLAGCHQGGAPAQTSSGAAQVEVVTVQPQSVNLTTELPGRTSPFLVSEVRPQVGGILQKRLFVEGADVKAGQPLYQIDPATYKATLDSAQASLNKAEANLVAAKSKATRYGELSTIQAVSKQDLEDAQSSLGQGRADVDVAKAALQTARINLGFTSVIAPISGRVAKSNVTPGALVTANQETALTTIQQLDPIYVDVTQSSAELLRLRHQWESGLLKKAGENQAAVKLVLEDGSTYSLNGKLAFTDITVSQTTGTVTLRAVFPNPKGVLLPGMYVRAVLEQGVDDSAILVPQGSVSRDSKGNPTVFVLRDGKVEIRNIEADQTHGDQWLVHKGLNAGDQVIVSGLQKIRPGMPAQVVSPNKTSASKQI